A window of the Fastidiosipila sp. genome harbors these coding sequences:
- the buk gene encoding butyrate kinase, which yields MKILVINPGSTTTKVALFEDLELLKEKKINHSDKELAAYGSIRDQLPMRVSRVQEFLQEEGLAPSSLDVMVARGGMLPPVRHGAYIIDETMVKTLLDCPAEQHASNLGAGIAWQLARENQTPAFIYDSVSVDELTPLARLSGVKGYDRRSFSHVLNTRAVAREIAAREGFNLEEVNVIVAHLGGGISLNLQSKGALIDIVSADEGPYSTERAGGLSVFTSVRIVKKEGVDALYGYEIGKGGLLSYTGSNDAVAIEDRALDGHEYSRLLYEGIAYQTAKAIGGLATVVQGQVRAIILTGGMARSKLITEAVEASVGFIAPVYVYPGELEMGALAAGGLRVMRGEEQAQVFQP from the coding sequence ATGAAGATTCTGGTCATCAATCCCGGATCAACAACCACCAAGGTGGCCCTGTTCGAAGATCTTGAACTGCTCAAAGAGAAAAAAATCAACCACTCCGATAAGGAGCTGGCAGCGTACGGGTCGATCCGGGACCAGCTCCCCATGCGGGTCAGCCGGGTCCAGGAATTTCTCCAGGAAGAAGGTCTGGCCCCCAGCTCGCTGGATGTCATGGTAGCAAGAGGGGGCATGCTTCCGCCGGTAAGGCACGGCGCCTACATCATCGATGAAACCATGGTCAAGACATTGCTGGACTGTCCGGCCGAACAGCACGCATCCAACCTCGGTGCGGGGATAGCCTGGCAGCTGGCCAGGGAGAATCAGACTCCCGCTTTCATTTACGATTCTGTCTCGGTGGACGAGTTGACGCCCCTGGCCCGCCTGTCCGGTGTCAAGGGCTATGACAGGCGAAGTTTCAGCCATGTTCTCAATACCCGGGCTGTCGCGCGTGAAATTGCGGCCCGGGAGGGATTTAACCTGGAAGAGGTCAATGTCATCGTGGCTCATCTGGGGGGAGGGATCTCGCTGAATCTGCAATCGAAAGGGGCCCTGATCGATATCGTTTCAGCTGACGAAGGCCCTTATTCGACTGAGCGTGCCGGAGGTCTTTCTGTTTTCACATCGGTCCGGATCGTGAAGAAAGAAGGCGTGGACGCCCTCTATGGCTATGAGATCGGCAAGGGCGGCCTGCTCTCATACACAGGTTCCAATGACGCGGTAGCCATTGAGGACCGGGCCCTGGATGGCCATGAGTATTCGCGCCTGCTCTACGAGGGAATTGCCTACCAGACTGCCAAAGCCATCGGCGGTCTGGCTACGGTTGTTCAGGGTCAGGTCCGCGCCATTATCCTGACAGGCGGTATGGCCCGGTCGAAACTCATCACGGAGGCGGTCGAGGCAAGTGTCGGCTTTATTGCGCCTGTTTACGTGTATCCCGGGGAATTGGAGATGGGAGCGTTGGCCGCGGGCGGCCTGCGCGTCATGCGCGGTGAGGAGCAGGCACAGGTTTTCCAGCCCTGA